The Macadamia integrifolia cultivar HAES 741 chromosome 3, SCU_Mint_v3, whole genome shotgun sequence genome segment GTATATCTTCTCATAGATTCTAGCACCTGATACTTCATCAATAGGCACAGCTTCAGAAATCTCTTTGACATCTTCTGCCATTAGTTTCACTACCAAGGAGCCAATATTTCCATCTAGATTGCTAAGCTTAGTTGTCCCTGTAAAGATGAAGAACATAGAAGCTAGTGAAGTGAGGACTCCACCAACAAGAATGAGCTAAAAAGCAAAGGCTTGAGAGATGTTCAACTGATTCTGAAGCATTACTTATTCAAAATCTAATAGAAGCACACTTGCCACCTAAATGTATCAACCCTTGTAATATATCTTAAAGAAACCAAGAAAACTGGCATGACCTACGCACTCAGAAAATCATGTCCCTAGTCGCATGCATTaatgaagaaaattttatttcactGACTTCATTAACAACATGAGAATTGAAAAAGCAAATCCATAACTTGAGCACCATTTGAATATTAGCTATAATAGTTATCTTGAATTTTagctattttttatttgtttttttctatttaatctCAAGAGAAAAGGAATGTAGTgcagtgaaaaaataaaaaatataattatgatATCTCAGAAGATtaatccaaaagaaaattaaaacccacaaaaaaaaCTCTTGCCTGGGATTGGAACCACATCATCCCCTTGATGGAgaactgttagatcaaacaccaagaaacacgaataaagaaagataatagatccgtacgacacagagatttaacgaggttcacacaccagggtggtgtgctacgtcctcggacgaagaagaagatgatccactatgcagaagaaggattacaccctaacagcggcgaggaagaactcgccctgaaaccctagcttcgtgaaaaccctagaatacaatgactctcaacaagcaacagtacattatatatatatatacgccaAATaacggttcgacccatcgggtcgcggtcgatccggtcgaaccataccgcgggggcgtagcccccgcacccccatacgagatacgagatcaatgatgggctccgggcttgggcctatcggcccaagccctctgcttccatcacagatctcagaaaaatttccattcgggtcgccaccaaaatatgtcggatcgggtcaatcttcaaaacgggtcaaaaattcgagacaaacttaacaagaaCCCAAGACAAAGCTAGTTGAGCTGGAGTGCAGCCATGCTTAGCAGCCAAGTTAGTAACTTGCTTGTACAGCACTTTGTTCTTCTCTAAATTCTCACCGGTGAACCTTGGATGTCCAGTCTAACCGCATAAAAAAGGTAATTAGTTAATTAGAACAAATCACAAAACTTGGTAGGTTAGATCGTGAGAAACAAATAAATCATCTCAAAATAATTTCATTCCTGTTTTTCATAAGGCTTTctataacaaaagaaaatttgaaatacCAAGAAACTATTTGCAGGAATGCTTTCTGTAACAGCCCTGCCACCAAAAAACCCACGACCAAGAGGGCTGTACACTACTATTGCAATGCCAAGTTCCCTGCATATTCCAAGGAAAAAAGTTTATTAAAAGGGATCAACCACAATACCTGAGAAGAACAGAATGACACAACTTCCTTGTTTTATCTACTCTCTGAATTACATTTGCATGGGTTCTGTTACAGCTCCAGCAGAATTGACCATGGTTGCTGCAAAAACCAACTAAGATTTACTATTTTGACTAACCTGCAGAGTGGGACTATCTCTTCTTCAATATCGCGAGTCCACAAAGACCATTCCATTTGTACTGCTGTAATTGGGTGAACTGCATGTGCCCTTCTTATTGTATCTGGACTTGCTTCAGATAATCCAAGATACTTTATCTTTCCCTCTTCCACTAACTTCATAAGTTCCCCCATCTACCTTCCCAAAAGAAAACTTTTCAGATCCACGGATGACTGAACCATATAAATCAGTGAGAGCAGCAAGTCTACAAGAAGGAATTGGacattcatataaaaaaaaaaagattacacaGTTGGGTTCAGCATATCTTTACCAtcctaattttctcaaaacCAACATCTGTGAATATAATTCATGATTTAAGAGTACAAAGTGAATTCACCTACAGTGTCCTCTATTGGTATCGATTTGTCCACTCGGTGCTGATAGTACAGATCAATGTAGTCCACATTAAGACGCTTTAGACTAGCTTCACAACACTTCCTTACATATTCAGGGGAACCATTAACTTGTAAACCAGTAACAGAAAGGTTAACAATACCGAATTTGGTAGCAAGCTGGATTTTGTCTCTGGGCAGATGCTTCAAGGCCTGAAAATTCCAAATCTACTTAAAATGGGGAATCTAACCaatgaacccaaaaaaaaaaaaaaatccaactacAGATTCCTTGTTGAAGGAGATGTCTACTTAAGCTTAATTATCTCGAATCCCCAAGGAATGCTCAAGGATtcaacaagaagaaagaaaaggaaaaacttcATGAATGCCAACATGGGTTTCTCCCAAATTCATCATTTCTGAAGGTAAGAAAAATCATGTTcatgagagaaaaagaaacccattatgaagaataagaagaatacCTTTCCGACCAGAATTTCATTGGTGTTGGGTCCGTATGAATCAGCAGTATCAAAAAAGGTAATTCCCCTATTAAAAGCTTCCTTAATGACTGAAATCCCATCTTCCTCTGGGAGAGGGTCATTGTAAGCTCCAGTAAGGCCCCAGCATCCAAAACCTAACTTGGAAACCTTGTcaacaagaaggaaaaattttcatttcaaataaCTAGCACCAAACATAAATTACTTCAATTAAAAAATTTGTCGATATGGGTATTTGGAGAGGAATCGAAGCTGTATACCTCTAATCCCTGATTTCCCAATTTCACTCTTGGAATTTGAATTCGGGGCTCCttgtacatttttcttttccaaactaACAAAATCTTCTGAGTTCGATCGATGATCAGATACGTCTTTCAAGTTTCATGTCAAAAGGAACAGAGATTCTCTAGTGTGTTCAGGGCCATTCTCAGAAGTCCGACCTTCATGCGGCACGCCGTTTCGAAAGTCCGGTAGTACTACATTCCCGATCCCGCCCAATCTAGACCGGTCGAACCGGCATAGGTCTTCCCACACTACCAA includes the following:
- the LOC122074467 gene encoding probable aldo-keto reductase 1 isoform X5 translates to MYKEPRIQIPRVKLGNQGLEVSKLGFGCWGLTGAYNDPLPEEDGISVIKEAFNRGITFFDTADSYGPNTNEILVGKALKHLPRDKIQLATKFGIVNLSVTGLQVNGSPEYVRKCCEASLKRLNVDYIDLYYQHRVDKSIPIEDTMGELMKLVEEGKIKYLGLSEASPDTIRRAHAVHPITAVQMEWSLWTRDIEEEIVPLCRELGIAIVVYSPLGRGFFGGRAVTESIPANSFLGQLSLAI
- the LOC122074467 gene encoding perakine reductase-like isoform X2, coding for MYKEPRIQIPRVKLGNQGLEVSKLGFGCWGLTGAYNDPLPEEDGISVIKEAFNRGITFFDTADSYGPNTNEILVGKALKHLPRDKIQLATKFGIVNLSVTGLQVNGSPEYVRKCCEASLKRLNVDYIDLYYQHRVDKSIPIEDTMGELMKLVEEGKIKYLGLSEASPDTIRRAHAVHPITAVQMEWSLWTRDIEEEIVPLCRELGIAIVVYSPLGRGFFGGRAVTESIPANSFLTGHPRFTGENLEKNKVLYKQVTNLAAKHGCTPAQLALSWVLHQGDDVVPIPGTTKLSNLDGNIGSLVVKLMAEDVKEISEAVPIDEVSGARIYEKIYLHSWKFANTPAKNSNLLA
- the LOC122074467 gene encoding perakine reductase-like isoform X4, whose protein sequence is MYKEPRIQIPRVKLGNQGLEVSKLGFGCWGLTGAYNDPLPEEDGISVIKEAFNRGITFFDTADSYGPNTNEILVGKMGELMKLVEEGKIKYLGLSEASPDTIRRAHAVHPITAVQMEWSLWTRDIEEEIVPLCRELGIAIVVYSPLGRGFFGGRAVTESIPANSFLTGHPRFTGENLEKNKVLYKQVTNLAAKHGCTPAQLALSWVLHQGDDVVPIPGTTKLSNLDGNIGSLVVKLMAEDVKEISEAVPIDEVSGARIYEKIYLHSWKFANTPAKNSNLLA